The following are encoded in a window of Rubellicoccus peritrichatus genomic DNA:
- a CDS encoding cupin domain-containing protein, translated as MNVEEIIDHLHLEPLPGEGGYFRRIYTHSHRLTTDSLPPEFTASRDLASAIYYLITNNMYSALHRLDATETFHFHFGDAVEMLQLHADGSGETIRIGNDLAKGESPFAEVPSRTWQGTRLIPNGKHGYALLSIVVTPGFDWDDFELADRHTLVTQYPEWQNEITSLTR; from the coding sequence ATGAATGTCGAAGAGATTATCGACCACTTGCATCTTGAACCACTCCCGGGCGAAGGTGGCTACTTTCGCCGGATATACACGCATTCGCACAGGCTGACCACGGACAGCCTGCCGCCGGAGTTCACGGCTTCACGCGACCTGGCCTCGGCCATCTACTACCTGATCACGAACAACATGTACTCCGCCTTGCATCGACTTGATGCCACGGAAACTTTTCATTTTCACTTCGGAGATGCTGTTGAAATGCTCCAACTCCACGCCGATGGATCGGGCGAAACCATCCGCATCGGTAACGATTTGGCCAAAGGTGAGTCTCCTTTTGCCGAAGTACCAAGTCGCACCTGGCAAGGCACACGCTTAATACCAAACGGCAAGCATGGCTACGCGCTACTCAGCATTGTGGTCACACCAGGCTTTGACTGGGATGACTTCGAACTCGCCGACCGGCACACACTGGTCACGCAATATCCCGAGTGGCAAAACGAAATCACATCGCTAACGCGATAA